The sequence GCAGCTGCGCGTAGTCGCCTTCGCGCGCCATCAGCTGCGCGCCGGTGCCGGCGGAGCGCACGAGCTGTGCGCCCTTGCCGGGCTTCATCTCGACGGCGTGGATCACGCTGCCGATCGGAATGTTCGAGAGCGGCAGCGTGTTTCCGGGGCGGATCTCGGCGGTCGGGCCGGACATCACTTCGTCGCCGACCGAGAGGCCGAGCGGCGCGAGGATGTATCGCTTCTCGCCGTCCTTGTAGTTGAGGAGCGCGATGTACGCCGAGCGATTCGGGTCGTACTCGATCGCCGCGACCTTCGCCGGAATGCCGTTCTTGTTACGGACGAAGTCGATCTGGCGATACAGGCGCTTGTGACCGCCCCCGCGCTGCCAGCTCGTGATGTGGCCGTGCGCGTTGCGTCCGCCCGTCTTCTGCTTGCGGCCCGAAACGAGCGATCGCTCGGGGCGCTTCTTCGAGATGTCCGAGAAGTCGACCACGCTCATCTGGCGTCGACCCGCGGACGTCGGCTTGTAGATCTTCACCGGCACACTAGACCCCTTCGAAGAACTCGATCTTCTGACCCTCGGCCAGAACGACGATGGCTTTCTTCCACGCGCGGCGAGCGCCGACGAAGCGGCCCATGCGCTTCTTCTTCGCCGGCGGCGTCGACGTGCGAACGCGCAGCACGTTCACCTTGAACAGCTCCTCGACCGCGCGCTTGACGTCGTGCTTCGAGGCGCCCGGATCGACCGCCAGCGTCACCGCGTTCACGGTCT is a genomic window of Deltaproteobacteria bacterium containing:
- the rplB gene encoding 50S ribosomal protein L2; the encoded protein is MPVKIYKPTSAGRRQMSVVDFSDISKKRPERSLVSGRKQKTGGRNAHGHITSWQRGGGHKRLYRQIDFVRNKNGIPAKVAAIEYDPNRSAYIALLNYKDGEKRYILAPLGLSVGDEVMSGPTAEIRPGNTLPLSNIPIGSVIHAVEMKPGKGAQLVRSAGTGAQLMAREGDYAQLRMPSGENRMILARCVATIGQVGNLDHENISVGKAGRTRWKGKKPSVRGVAMNPVDHPMGGGEGKSSGGRHPCTPWGVPTKGHKTRVKKASDKLIVKRRK
- the rplW gene encoding 50S ribosomal protein L23, whose product is MQIHDVILRPVVTEKSTVARETVNAVTLAVDPGASKHDVKRAVEELFKVNVLRVRTSTPPAKKKRMGRFVGARRAWKKAIVVLAEGQKIEFFEGV